CGTGCGGAGGAATGCTCCGGACCCTGGCCTTCGTAGCCGTGCGGCAGCAGCATTACCAGGCCGCACATACGGCCCCACTTGTGCTCACCGGAAGTGATGAACTGGTCGATTACTACCTGGGCACCATTGGCGAAATCACCGAACTGAGCCTCCCAGACCACCAGGGATTTTGGTGTAGTGGTGGCGTAGCCGTATTCAAACGCCAACACCGCCTCTTCAGACAGCAGCGAGTCGTAGATGTAGAAAGGCGGCTGGTCTTCGAACATATGCTGCAAAGGCACATAGCTCTGGCCATCTTTCTGGCTGTGAATCACCGCGTGACGGTGGGAGAAGGTTCCGCGACCCACATCCTCACCGGTAAAGCGGACCATAAAGCCCTCTTCCAGCAAAGTGCCATAAGCCAGTGTTTCCGCCATGCCCCAGTTCAAGGGCAGTGCGCCACCGGCCATCTTGCGGCGGTCATCGTAAATCTTGGAGACCTGGCGCTGCATCACAATGCCATCGGGCACAGCGGTCATACGGTTGGCCACATCCTGCAACTTCGGCAGCGCATAGCCAGTATCTGCAGCTACTTGCCAGTCGTGGCCCAGGTAGGGGCTCCAATCTACAAACATGGAGGAGTCCGGCTGCTTCACCAAGCCGGTGGCCACGTCCTCACCCGCATCGAGTTTATCGCGGTAGTCGTTGGCCAGTTTATCCGCAGCAGCCTTATCGAGAATGCCCTCACCCACCAGCTTCTCGGAGTAGAGGGTACGGGTAGTTTTATGCTTGCGGATAGTCTGGTACATCAGCGGCTGGGTACCAGAGGGATCATCAGTCTCGTTATGGCCGCGACGACGGTAACAAACCAAATCGATAACGATGTCTTTCTTAAATTCGTAGCGGTAGTCCACCGCCAATAGCGCGGCCAATACGACCATTTCCGGGTCGTCGCCGTTTACGTGCAGCACCGGCGCATCGATCATCTTGGCCGGATCGGTAGAGTACTCGGTGGAGCGAGCGTCTTCGCGCTTGCTGGTGGTAAAGCCCACCTGGTTGTTCAGTACGATGTGCACAGTACCACCGGTGTAGTAACCGCGGGTCTGAGACATCTGCAGGGTTTCCTGCACCACACCCTGACCGGCAAAAGCCGCGTCGCCGTGGATGTTAATCGGCATTACTTTTTCACCAGTCCCGTCTTTACGACGGTCCTGGCGAGCGCGTACAGAACCAACCACCACAGGCGCACTGATTTCCAGGTGCGACGGGTTAAAGGCCAGCGCCAGGTGTACTTCACCACCGGGAGTCATTACGTTGGAGGAGAAGCCCTGGTGGTATTTCACGTCACCGGAAGTATCAAGGGTCTTCTTGCCCTCGAACTCTTCGAACAGGTCCGATGGGTTTTTACCGAGGATATTCACCAGGGTATTCAGACGGCCACGGTGGGCCATACCGATCACGATTTCCTTCACCCCGTAGGTACCGGAGCGACGGATCAGGGCGTCCATCATCGGGATCAGACTCTCACCACCCTCGACACCAAAGCGCTTGGTACCCGGGTATTTGGAATCCAGATGGCGCTCCAGGCCCTCTGCTGCAGACAAGCGCTGCAGGATCTCAATCTGGATATCGGTGCCGAAGTTGGCCTTGGACTGGCTGCGCTCCAGGCGCTGCTGAAACCACTGCTGCTCTTCCAGATTGGAGAGATGCATGATCTCTGCACCCAGATTGCCACAGTAGGTGCGCTCCAACCCCTCTACGATCTCACGCAGGGTCGCCTCTTCTTTGCCAAGGAACAGGCTACCGGTATTGAAGGTGGTATCGAAATCACCCTCAGTCAGGCCGTGGTAGCTCAACTGTAAATCGGGCACCTGCTCGCGGGCCATCAGGCCGAGCGGGTCCAGGGTCGCTTTCTTATGGCCGCGATGGCGATAGGAATCGATCAGCTGCAGAACTTTAATCTGCTTGCGCTCATGTTCGATATTGACGGAGCCGGAACCGGGCGCCGCTACTGGGCGCGCGCGGTGTTTGCTGAGCAGCTCGAAGTGCTGGCGCACTGCGGCGTGAGAGACATCGCTGCTGCCCTCAACGCGGGGGAGGCTGTCGAAGTAATTGCGCCACTCCTCCGGTACACCGTTGGGGTCGTGCAGATAGGTCTCGTAAAGCTCCTCCACATAGGCAGCATTGCCCCCGGAGATATGGGAGCTACGCCACAGCTGCTCCATGGTACTTTCGTGCATTTTGATGCCTACCTCGATTGCAGTGGACTCTCATCGCTACAGCCACTGCGCTTTCCTTCACTCACAAAAGGGGAGGCGCACAAAGCCACCTCCCCTTTTTAATTTAATACCGACCGGAGCCGGCTTTTGTATTAGATAAGCGCCCTACCTGGCACCGAGCCCACCGAAGATGAGCCCTGAAGACTGCTTTGCAGCCTTCATTAATCCCTATACAGCACGCGTCAGCAGCATATTGCGAATATGGCCAATGGCGCGAGTCGGATTCAAACCCTTAGGACATACGTTGACACAGTTCTGAATACCGTGACAACGGAACACACTGAAGGGGTCGTCCAGATTGGATAGACGCTCGTCAGTGGCCAGGTCGCGGCTATCCGCCAGGAAGCGGTAAGCCTGTAGCAGGCCGGCCGGACCGATAAACTTGTCCGGGTTCCACCAGAAGGACGGACAGGCGGTGGAGCAGCAGGCACACAGGATACACTCGTACAGACCGTCGAGCTTTTCGCGATCCTCTGGGGATTGCAGGCGCTCAATCGCCGGTGCCGGAGTGTCATTCTGCAGATACGGCTCAATCTTTTTGTACTGCTCGTAGAACTGTTCCATATCCACAACCAAGTCGCGAATCACAGGCAGGCCCGGCAGCGGACGCAGAATCAGTTTACCCTTGGGGGCAGCTTCAGACAGTGGCGTAGTGCACGCCAGGCCATTGCGGCCGGAAATATTCATACCGTCGGAACCACACACACCTTCACGGCAGGAGCGGCGGAAGGACAGGGTCGGATCCTGAGCCTTGAGCAACTCCAACACGTCCAACACCATCAGGTCCTTGCCCTGAGTGTCGAGCTGGTAGTCCTGCATGTAAGGCGCTTTATCAGTTTCCGGGTTGTAACGGTAAATGCTTACTTTCAACATACTCTATTCCGCTCCCGAATCAGTAGGTCCGAGCTTTCGGTTCAAAGGCTTCCATGGTGGTCGGTGCGAAGTTTACCGCACGCTTGCCCACACGCTTCTCAGTTGGGAAGTACATGGAATGACACAGCCAGTTTTCATCATCGCGCTCCTGGAAGTCTTCGCGGGCATGGGCACCGCGGCTCTCAGTGCGGGTCTCCGCGGCAATCGCAGTGGCCTCGGCAACTTCCAGCAAGTTCTGCAGTTCCAGCGCTTCGACACGGGCGGTGTTAAAGGCACGGCTTCTGTCGTCCAGGCGTACATTCTCAATACGCTCACGCAGGTCAGCCAGCTTCTTCACACCTTCCGCCATGTAGTCGCCGCGGCGGAATACGCCGAAGTGATTCTGCATTACACCTTGCAACTCTTTGCGCAGGTCCGCAGCTTTCTCACCGGTTTCGTTGGTTTCCAGACGGTTCAGACGCGCCATCGCCGCTTCCAGATCGGACTCGGAAGCTTCGCGGTGCTCGATACCTTCGCGCAGTGCCTTCTCGATAAACAGGCCGGATGCGCGGCCGAATACCACCAGATCCAGCAGCGAGTTACCACCCAGGCGGTTAGCGCCGTGTACAGATACACAGGCAACCTCACCACAGGCGTAGAAGCCATCGATGATCTGGTCGTTGCCCGCAGCGTCCTGGGTCAAGGCCTGGCCATGAACGTTGGTCGGAATACCGCCCATCATGTAGTGACAGGTGGGAACAACCGGAATCGGCGCCTTAACTGGGTCGACATGGGCAAAGGTCTTGGACAACTCACAGATACCGGGCAGACGGCTGTTGAGCAAGTCTTCGCCCAAGTGATCAAGCTTCAGGAACACGTGATCGCCCTCGGGGCCACAGCCGCGGCCATCGAGAATCTCAAGTACCATGGAGCGGGCTACAACATCGCGAGAAGCGAGGTCCTTAGCGTTGGGCGCGTAACGCTCCATAAAACGCTCGCCGTCTTTGTTGATCAGGTAGCCACCCTCACCGCGACAACCTTCGGTCACGAGTACACCGGCACCGTAAATACCAGTCGGGTGGAACTGCCACATCTCGATGTCCTGTACAGGCATACCTGCGCGCAGGGCCATACCGACACCATCGCCGGTGTTGATGTGTGCGTTAGTGGTGGAGGCGAAGATACGGCCGGCACCACCGGTAGCGAATACGGTCGCCTTGGACTTAATAAACACCACTTCGCCATCTTCGATGCACATGGCGATCACACCCACCACGGCACCGTCCTGGTTCTTCACCAGGTCAATCGCAAACCACTCGTTCAGAAACTCGGTTTGGTGCTTAACATTATTCTGGTACAGCGTGTGCAGCAGTGCGTGTCCTGTACGGTCGGCGGCAGCACAGGTACGGGCTGCCTGGCCACCGCGGCCGAAATCTTTGGACTGACCGCCGAATGGACGCTGATAAATACGGCCTTCCTCAGTTCGGGAGAAAGGCAGGCCCATGTGCTCCAGCTCAAATACCGCTTCGGGGCCTACAGAACACATGTATTCAATCGCTTCCTGGTCACCGATATAGTCGGAGCCTTTAACGGTGTCATACATGTGCCAGCGCCAATCATCATTGGGGTCAGAGCTGGCAATCGCACAGGTAATACCACCCTGGGCGGATACCGTGTGAGAACGGGTTGGGAATACCTTGGTAATTACCGCAGTTTTATAGCCGGACTGGGCCATCTGCAGAGCCGCGCGCATACCAGCACCGCCGCCACCAATCACAATCCCGTCAAAAGAAATAGTACGCATGTTCGCCATTGCTTATACACCCCAAAGAATTTCAATGCCCCACACCGTGTAAAGCACGGCAACCGCAGCCAGAATCACTTCTACGAACAGGCGCAGAACAGTGGCCTTACCGCCCATCACCCGGTTGGTGATGTAGTCGGTAACCACAGACCAGAGGCCGATCCAGGCGTGAATCACGGTGGACAGTAGGGCAACCAAGCTGAATACACGCATCCAGCGCTGGGCGAACAATTCAGACCAGGCCTGGTAGCCGAAGTCTTTGGTGAAAAAGATAAAGCCCACTATAAAGAGAACGTAAGCGAGCAGTATTACTGCGGTAACGCGCTGGTAGAGCCAGTCGAATGTGCCGCTACGGCCGAAGCTAGTTACTGTTCTTACCACAACCATACTCCCACTAAAAGAATAAGGATTACACTCACCACCAGCACGGCAATTGCGCTGCGGCGACCACCTTCGAGGCTCTCACCCATACCCATATCCATAAACAGGTGACGCACACCGGCCAGCAAATGGTAAATAAGAGCTGCCAGGGAGGCCCACAGGATGAGCTTGGCTGGAATACTGTTAAATGCTGCCGCCATATCGGCGAAGCCCTGTTCGGATTCCAGGCTGGCATCGAGCATGCAGAGCAGCAACGCCACAACGGCGAAGAGCACCACACCGGATACACGGTGCAAAATGGAAACCAAAGCGGCAGCGGGAAGCTTTATAGTGGAAATGTCTAAATTGACAGGTCTGTTTTTGTTCACAGGAAAAACACCTTGTTGCCCTGAACGACCGGGCGCCCGTTAGCTTTTCAAATTGGGAGGGACGAGCTGCTTGCTGATCACTTTGCACTCGACCTGATGAAGCCTTGTACAAAGTAGCCGTACCATGGCGCAAGCCGCGCGGATTATAGGCATTCGATAGTCAAAACACAACGAACGCCTAGGAATACGCCACCTCAGCGCACCTCGCAGGCACAGGATTTAGCTCAACGGGATTTCCGCAGATTTTTGCGCCCACGACCAGGCAAAAGCTCTACCAGCCCACGCTGTCGCCGAATATCCTGTTGCCGGCCGACTGGCCGTCCACCCCTTTGGGTTTGACAATTTGCGGCGCGGCACTTAAGTTTGGCCCCGCTCAAAAGGCCGCCAGCACCCGAAAACACTAGGAAAAGGCCGCCATAAGAACAGTTTTTAGGAGTCCGCAATGTCCGATAAAAAAGCGCACCTCACAGTCGATGGTATCGACGGCGCTCTTGAGATGCCCGTTCGCTCCGGCACCCTCGGCCCCGATGTGATCGATGTCGGCGGCCTGACCAGCAAAGGCTTTTTCACCTACGACCCGGGCTTCGTATCTACCGCCTCATGTGATTCCAAGATCACTTTTATTGATGGTGGCAAAGGCCAATTATTGCACCGGGGCTACCCCATCGAGCAACTAGCAGAAAAATCCGACTATCTGGAAACCTGCTACCTGCTGATGAATGGCGAACTGCCCAATGCAGAAGAAAAAAAGAAGTATGTAGACACTATTATGTCTCACACCATGGTTCACGAATCCCTGGTGAGCTTCTTTAAAGGCTTCCGTTACGATGCCCACCCGATGGCGATGATGTGTGGCGTAGTGGGTGCCCTCGCCTCCTTCTATCACGACTCCCTGGATATCACCAATCCGGAGCACCGCGAGATTTCCGCGCACCGCCTGATTGCCAAGATGCCAACCTTGGCAGCCATGTGCTACAAGCACTCCCAAGGCATGCCCTTCATGTACCCGGACAATAGCCGCAGCTATTCCGAGAACTTCCTGCACATGATGTTTGGCAATCCCTGCGAGCCCAGCAAGATCGATCCGGTTGTCGCCAAGGCAATGGACATCATCTTCCTGTTACACGCTGACCACGAGCAAAACGCCTCCACCTCGACCGTGCGCCTGGCTGGCTCCTCTGGCGCCAATCCCTTCGCCTGCATCTCCTCCGGTATCGCCACCTTATGGGGACCCGCTCACGGCGGCGCCAACGAGGCAGTACTGAACATGCTGCAGGAAATTGGCGATGAGAGCCGTATCGACGAGTTCGTGAAGCGTGCCAAAGACAAGAATGACCCCTTCCGCCTGATGGGCTTCGGTCACCGCGTTTACAAGAACTTCGACCCACGCTCCCGCGTAATGCAGGGCATCTGCGATGAAGTTCTGGGAGCCATGGGCGCAGAAAACGATCCTCTGCTGAAGATCGCTAAGAAGCTGGAAAAAATCGCCCTTGAGGACGATTACTTCGTCGAGAAAAAACTCTACCCGAATGTCGACTTCTACTCCGGTATTATTATGAAGGCTATCGGCATCCCCACCGATATGTTCACCGTAATTTTTGCCACCGGCCGCACTTCAGGCTGGATCGCACACTGGAATGAAATGATTTCCAACCCGTACAAAATTGGTCGCCCTCGCCAGCTTTATACCGGCTATGCCCAGCGCGATTATGTTCCACTGGAACAACGCTAATAAAGTTCAAAATAAAAAACCCGGCAATGCCGGGTTTTTTATTTCCTGAAATAACCACCTGGAATTTAAAAATATTCAACAAAATTCAAATAATACAACAACCCAGACCTCTATTAATTGTGACAAGGTTCTCAATATTAAAATTCTCATCCTGATGTAACTCCCGCCACACAGAAAAACACCTGTCATGCAATGTAAAATCCGCGCCTCTCGGACCGGGTGAATTTGCTGCGTAGTTACCGCACCTCAGCAACTACCCGCCCGCGGTTTCCCTTACCCATACAACACACAAAATTAAACCTATTAAGGGCACAGCATATGCTTAGCTTTATCTCCGGCATGTTCAGAGGTAGCAAGTCCTCCGACAGCGTCGACCTGGAAGAAAAATATACCCGCAGCAACTATGCCAGCGCTAAAGGCAGCCGCACAATTTCTTACGACCCAACTCTGATCAAAGCCCTGGAGGACGATCACCGCCACTTAATTGGCATTTTCCAGCGTATGTGGTCCGAAGGCTTTGAAAAGCAAAACTATCGCCAACTGTCACAACTACTCACTCAATTTAAGTCCGGCTTCCAGGCACATCTGATAAAGGAAAATGTTCGCTTCTACGTCTATCTAGAGCAGGCCCTCGCCGGCGATGCGCACACACTGCAGGTTGTAAAAGATTTCCGCACTGATATGAATGAAATCGCCAATGCCGTGGTGCAATTCTGCAAACGCTACAATCATGAAGCCTTCACCCCGGAAATGGTTCGCGACTTTAAAATGGATTACCAAAAGATAGGTGAAGCACTCACTCGCCGCACCGCACTGGAAGAAAAAGAACTTTACGTTCTCTATCAGCCCTCCTAAGTATTTTCGGACTAGAGAGGTCCAGTTCGTTACTCAACATCTACAGGAATTAGGCGTGAGCCAATGAGTGAGTAACAACTTATTAAAAAATACTTTGAATGGATGTCTGCGACCCACAAGGACGGGGCGCAAACCTTTTCCCTTTAGAAGCCTGGCTCCAGGCCCTCGCTGACTCAAAACATTTTTCTAAAAACCGCTTACCAACCCAAAAGCGTTAGACGCATACCCGACAGGTAAGTGAAAATTATTTTGGAATTATTTCGGATAAGCGCATCTAGCCCATAAGAGTGGAGTACATATTTTTTAGCTTATTTAAAGCTACACCCCAAGGCTAATCAAACTTACCCACCTAATAGGTATTGACAGCGAAGGCCTGATTAAAAATTTTTCCTCAACAAATAAAAAGTGGCAACCACAATCAGGCCAGCCACTTTTTTTGCTGAAGCTAGCATCAAAAAAAGCGAACAATAACAACAACTTAAAAAAACTTTCCAGCCTGACCTCCCATACCTTCCTATTCTCTCTCGCGATTTCTATTCAACACTAGACGTTTATTTAATTTTGTTTAAACATATAGAAATTAGAATTTAAAAAAACTCATAACGGTGGAATATTGGTCTAGGAAGTTCTGAGAGCTTTGTGGCTTAAAACAAAAAGGACAAAAGGCCAGTAGTAAAAGCCGGGGGATTCGGGGGAAATATGACTGAACTAGAAAGTTCAGCTGCTCGTCAATATTTACCAGATGGCGCCCGCACCAGCGACAGCAGCTATCCGATTTATGTAATTGTAGGCACTGGACCGGTCGGGGTTCGCTGTGCACAAAAACTGCTTGAATTCTGTGACGAAGCGCAAATTGTTATCTATGGAGCGGAAACAGAATCACCTTACAATCGTGTAAAATTATCTCAGTACCTCTCTCGCCATGTGGAACGGGAGGAACTGGATAATCCCATCCTAGGTAAAACTGACCACCGACTCGCAGAATATATCGACCGTAAAATCGTCTCTATAGACCGTGTCAAAAAAACGGTAACAGATGCTGCCGGTAATATTCAGCCCTACACCAAGCTGATTCTAGCCACCGGCTCCAACCCCAAAATCCCCACAATCCCCGGTGCAGGCTTACCCAGCGTTTACCCCTTTCGCAGCCTGCGCAATACCAATGATCTAATCGCCCTGCGGGAGCGGCACGCCGATATTTGTGTGATCGGTGCCGGCGCCTTGGGGCTGGAAGCGGCAACGGCTCTAAAAACACCGAAAAATACTGTCACACTTCAATCCCGCGGAAAATTACTAAGTGGCCTTTTAGGCGAGGAAGGCGAGGAGTTTTTAAAATCCTCTCTTGCCGCCCTTGGTGTGCAGTTGAAAACAGGCTCAATTCTTAAGTCTATTGAGCAGCAGGGGGAAAAATCCCATTTACACTTTGAGGATGGCGAAAATCTCTGCGTCGATGCCATTGTTCTTTGCACTGGCATTCAGCCAGAAGTCTCCCTTGCCAAAAAAGCCGGACTAAAAATCGATAGAGGGGTTGTAGTCAACGAATGGATGCAAACTTCCGACCCAGATGTTTACGCAATTGGTGAATGTGCCGAGTTTGATCAAAAGGTTTATCAGCTGGTTCGCCCCGGCTATGAACAGGCGGAAAGCTGTTGTTCACATATTCGCCGCGAACATGGAGGGGAGATTTTAGAGCGCTCCTACTCCGGCAGTTACACAGATATCCAACTCAAAATCGCCCATATTCCTTGCGCTATTATGGGAGATGTTGCCTCCGATAACCTTCACCAGCAGGAAAATTTACAGAGCCACGTTTTCCGTAATCGGTTCAAGGGTATTTATCGCCGGCTATTTGTTCAAAATGGGCGCATTCTCGGTGCTATTTATATTGGCAGCTGGGATGAGGCCAACAGCTTGCGCCAAGCGGTAGCTCAGGAGGAAAAAGTCAGCGCACAAGCGCTTAAGCAGTTTGCAGACGAGGGCCGTCTATTTGACCTACAGACCTCAAACAGTATCAAGAGTTTTCCCGACAGCTACCTGGTGTGCCAGTGTAATTCCGTCAGCAAAGGGGAATTATGCAAGGCTATTTCCGAAGGCAAGCGCACTTTAAACGAACTACAGCAGGCAACCACCGCCGGATCTGTCTGCGGCAGCTGCCGCCCCTTAATGGCCGAGCTACTCGATACCCCTGCGCCTAATCTGGTTATGCGCCACGCCAAGGGTATATTAATCACTTCGATCATATCGTTACTTTTAATTACTCTGTCATTCCTGATGCCGCCCCCGCCAATATCCGACTCGGTACAGGCCGGCCAATTCTGGGAAAAACTCTGGTATGACAACTTCTGGAAACAGGTAACCGGCTACACGATTCTCGCGCTGTGTTTTTTTACCGCTGCGCTCAGTGTGCGAAAGCGCTGGAAAAAACTATCTTTCGGCCATGTGGATCACTGGCGCTATGCCCACAGCCTTACTGGGGTAGTTGCCGTGGTCGCACTTGCTGTGCACACAGGCTTCCGTATGGGGCAAAACCTCAACCTCGCACTCATGCTGGTCTTCCTTGGGGTTACTGCTACAGGCTCCCTTGTTGGTGTTTTTATGGCCCGCAACCATCACTGGACCGATCTCAGACTACGCGAACATCGCAAGTGGTGGTCACGCGTTCACTACGCCTTACTTTGGGCACTGCCGGTACTCCTCGCCTATCACATTCTTGCGGTTTATTACTTCTAAATGAAATCTTATCAATTTAAATTTTGGCATTACGGACTGCTATTGACCCTGGTTGTAGGTGCCTACGCTTCCTATAACCTAACGGCAGATGACAAGTCTTTATTTATAACTGGCGAGCCCACACATGGCCATCATCAGATAGAACTCGCTTGCACTTCTTGTCATACCGATGGGTTTTCAGGGGAGGAATCTATTCAGCAATCTTGCCTAAGCTGTCACGCAGAAGAATTAGAGCTGGCCGATGACTCCCATCCGCGTAAAAAATTTCTCGACCCCCGTAACGCCCAATTACTGGAAACCCTGGATGCGCGTCAATGCATCAGCTGCCACACAGAACACAAACAGCAAATTACTCGAGAAATGGGTGTCAGCCTGGCCGGGGATTTCTGCTTTCATTGCCACAGCGAAATTGCCGAAGAGCGCAGTAGCCATGAAGGTATGGGCTTCGAGACCTGTGCCAGCGCCGGCTGCCACAACTACCACGATAACGGCACCCTTTATGAAGATTTCTTAATCGCTCATGTCGGACAACCCGATCTGCTCGAGGAGGCAAAGCTTCCGACCCGTACCGCCATGCAATCCTGGTTACAGGAACATCCCGATACCCACCCCCTACAGGTGCAGCAGGCGGATATACAGGAAGAAACTGCAGCTGCAGAAATCGCTGCGGCTTGGGCGCAAAGCCCCCATGCTCAAGTGGACGTGAACTGCAGCAGTTGCCACGCCAATGGACAAATGCAATTTACTAGTGCTGAGGTTGTGGAACAGTGTGCAAGCTGCCACAGCGAGCAACGGGAATCTTTTACCCAAGGTAAACACGGAATGCGCCTCTCATCCAAGTTGCCACAGGAATTTGTTCAACAGGTTGGTGCCATGACGCCACACCAGGCCTGGATTCCCATGCAGTCTGACGCTTCCGGGGAACTCAGTTGCACCAGTTGTCACGGCCCCCACGATGTCGACTTGCAGTTCGCTGCTGTGGAATCCTGCCTCAGCTGCCACAGCGATGAGCACAGCTTGGCCTACAAGGAATCGCCGCACTTCAATACCTGGCAAGCAGATCCAGAAAACGGCGTTAGCTGTGCCAGCTGTCACTTGCCGCGGGAAACCCACGGAGAACAGGTTGTGGTCAATCATAACCAGAACCACAATCTCCGCCCCAATGAAAAAATGTTGCCTGTCTGCCTGAACTGCCATGGAGCGGAGTTTTCCCTGGCAGCCATGGCGGACGAAAAACTGATCTCTCAGAATTTCAAGCATAAGCCTGCGGATAAGCATGAAACGTTTGACTTAATCCGCGACCGCATTGCAAGAATTTCCAAAAGCAAAAATAAGCAAACACAATCCCAATAGGAGGGGAACACTATGCGTATTGCCGCTTGTTTTATCGCCGGACTGGCCCTACTCACTGGCTGTGAAAAAAACCAGGGCGTGGCACCGGAGCGAATGGCGGATGCTATCTTTGCCGTGATTGAGGCAGACAGAGCCAATTACACCAACAAGGTAGTTAACCGTTTGCAAAATGAGGAAAAAGTTCTGGATGCCGACGAGCACTGGCAGGATAAAAAATTGCTGCCGTTGCCCGCACAAATGATGCGAATGGGCGCTGAGCGAGTCGCGGAAAAAGAATCCGGCTTCAGCTACGCCCTGCTGTCCCTATGGCCGGTAAACAAACAGAACAAGCCGCGTACCGAAATGGAAAAGCAAGGTTTGCAGTTTGTCATCGACAACCCAGGTAAAAATTTCTATGGTCGTGAGACACTCGGTGATACCGAATACTTTACCGCGGTTTATGCCGATGTGGGTGTATCCCCAGCTTGTGTCAGCTGTCACAATGACCACGCGGATAGTCCACGCGATAATTTTGAGCTTGGCGAAACTATGGGTGGTGTAGTTGTTCGTATACCACTTTAATTTATCGCCTGAGCTTCCTTAGCTGACCCAGCCCCGGCAAATCCACTGCCGGGGTTTTCCCCAATGCTCTCTACATTTAATAATCAACGATTGCCTTTTATCCCGCAGAGCTAATTGCAAAATCCCTCAAAAATTCAATATTTACCGATAAAAATCAGAAAAATATAAGAAAAAATTAAGAAAATATTTTGAGTAGATACAATTAATTAGCGGCCGAATTCATTTCGACCGCTCCCTCTTTAATATGACTGGCTCTACTCCCGCTTTAACCTCGCTGAAATCATTCAGACCAGTGGTCACCCGCTGTGGGCCTATTTCCGGGTTAGTCCAGTCTCCATTACGGACCGCTTGTTGTTAACGCTTCGCTCCGCAAAGCTCACCTAGGCACTTAAATACTAGACTCGCAACCTAGAAAATCAAAATCAAGGTACTGGTATAACATGCTCTAAACCGAGCTAGTAGGCATTTTTTCCACAAGAAATCATGAAAAACCAAATAAAGCAAAGAGCAGCCTAGAAGTTTATAGAGTGGCCTCTTGCTTAGATTTTTTTGATTTTTACCAAGAGAACAAAGATGAAAACCTTCAGATTATTTTAACGGCGCAATCAGCCCTTCCAGCCCTTCAATTTTGATCTCCAACGTCAGAGCCATCAACTGCCCCAACTTCCCAGTAGGAAAACCCTCTTTGGCAAACCAAAGCAGGTACTCCTCAGGAAGATCGATAAGTACCCTACCCGCATACTTACCGAATGGCATTGGAGTTTGGGCAATATCAATCAACTGCTGCTTTTCAAACATCGCAAAATCCTTCAAATCTCTTATTTTGTGCTATACGCAGCCCACAGCTTAGATATTTGTTGCTGACTTATCTCCACCCTACACTGGCTGCGAAATTATTCGGTCTGT
The DNA window shown above is from Microbulbifer variabilis and carries:
- the sdhA gene encoding succinate dehydrogenase flavoprotein subunit; its protein translation is MANMRTISFDGIVIGGGGAGMRAALQMAQSGYKTAVITKVFPTRSHTVSAQGGITCAIASSDPNDDWRWHMYDTVKGSDYIGDQEAIEYMCSVGPEAVFELEHMGLPFSRTEEGRIYQRPFGGQSKDFGRGGQAARTCAAADRTGHALLHTLYQNNVKHQTEFLNEWFAIDLVKNQDGAVVGVIAMCIEDGEVVFIKSKATVFATGGAGRIFASTTNAHINTGDGVGMALRAGMPVQDIEMWQFHPTGIYGAGVLVTEGCRGEGGYLINKDGERFMERYAPNAKDLASRDVVARSMVLEILDGRGCGPEGDHVFLKLDHLGEDLLNSRLPGICELSKTFAHVDPVKAPIPVVPTCHYMMGGIPTNVHGQALTQDAAGNDQIIDGFYACGEVACVSVHGANRLGGNSLLDLVVFGRASGLFIEKALREGIEHREASESDLEAAMARLNRLETNETGEKAADLRKELQGVMQNHFGVFRRGDYMAEGVKKLADLRERIENVRLDDRSRAFNTARVEALELQNLLEVAEATAIAAETRTESRGAHAREDFQERDDENWLCHSMYFPTEKRVGKRAVNFAPTTMEAFEPKARTY
- the sdhD gene encoding succinate dehydrogenase, hydrophobic membrane anchor protein, with translation MVRTVTSFGRSGTFDWLYQRVTAVILLAYVLFIVGFIFFTKDFGYQAWSELFAQRWMRVFSLVALLSTVIHAWIGLWSVVTDYITNRVMGGKATVLRLFVEVILAAVAVLYTVWGIEILWGV
- a CDS encoding 2-oxoglutarate dehydrogenase E1 component, which encodes MHESTMEQLWRSSHISGGNAAYVEELYETYLHDPNGVPEEWRNYFDSLPRVEGSSDVSHAAVRQHFELLSKHRARPVAAPGSGSVNIEHERKQIKVLQLIDSYRHRGHKKATLDPLGLMAREQVPDLQLSYHGLTEGDFDTTFNTGSLFLGKEEATLREIVEGLERTYCGNLGAEIMHLSNLEEQQWFQQRLERSQSKANFGTDIQIEILQRLSAAEGLERHLDSKYPGTKRFGVEGGESLIPMMDALIRRSGTYGVKEIVIGMAHRGRLNTLVNILGKNPSDLFEEFEGKKTLDTSGDVKYHQGFSSNVMTPGGEVHLALAFNPSHLEISAPVVVGSVRARQDRRKDGTGEKVMPINIHGDAAFAGQGVVQETLQMSQTRGYYTGGTVHIVLNNQVGFTTSKREDARSTEYSTDPAKMIDAPVLHVNGDDPEMVVLAALLAVDYRYEFKKDIVIDLVCYRRRGHNETDDPSGTQPLMYQTIRKHKTTRTLYSEKLVGEGILDKAAADKLANDYRDKLDAGEDVATGLVKQPDSSMFVDWSPYLGHDWQVAADTGYALPKLQDVANRMTAVPDGIVMQRQVSKIYDDRRKMAGGALPLNWGMAETLAYGTLLEEGFMVRFTGEDVGRGTFSHRHAVIHSQKDGQSYVPLQHMFEDQPPFYIYDSLLSEEAVLAFEYGYATTTPKSLVVWEAQFGDFANGAQVVIDQFITSGEHKWGRMCGLVMLLPHGYEGQGPEHSSARLERFMQLCAEHNIQVCNATTPAQIFHLLRRQAVRPMRRPLVIMSPKWILRHKLATSSLEELAEGRFHNVIQDQGVDPEKVKRLVLCSGKVYYHLLEARMEREQEDVAFVRIEQLYPFPDEEFVEAVSAFKKIKSVAWCQEEPMNQGAWYSSQHHLRRLLSETHPKLDLEYVGRAPSAAPAAGYMSTHLEEQNKFINEALTVK
- a CDS encoding succinate dehydrogenase iron-sulfur subunit codes for the protein MLKVSIYRYNPETDKAPYMQDYQLDTQGKDLMVLDVLELLKAQDPTLSFRRSCREGVCGSDGMNISGRNGLACTTPLSEAAPKGKLILRPLPGLPVIRDLVVDMEQFYEQYKKIEPYLQNDTPAPAIERLQSPEDREKLDGLYECILCACCSTACPSFWWNPDKFIGPAGLLQAYRFLADSRDLATDERLSNLDDPFSVFRCHGIQNCVNVCPKGLNPTRAIGHIRNMLLTRAV